In the genome of Microbacterium endophyticum, one region contains:
- a CDS encoding sugar ABC transporter substrate-binding protein, translating to MRRITSVLAVASVATVALAGCSAAAPEADGPVELTLWTGFTGGDRGAYEDLITAFNDTHDDIQVSMEVQPWDTIAQKLPSAWATGQGPDLATPSFDPNVVAKYVETNSLLKLDDVGDVSLLAPAAIDAFTVDGALYAVPANVATLQLYYNKTMFAEAGIDQPPATVEDFKTDAVALTDGGTVGLSLADHETIQMWPILQWLEGGDIVDSDGCSVLDSPENIAGLQSWVDVVDAGAAPVGLTGAEADSLFSAGKAAMQLNGPWAAAGYAEAGIDFGVAPVPVGVDGPVTLSSTVPMSAAAKTAHPAEAQEFLEWWTGQDAQRQFALASGFPPVRTDLADDPELASNEIVAAFAEALPSARLYLVGVDGATQVDSEAYVPFIGEITRGGDVADAAAAATAKINAITGCEDK from the coding sequence ATGAGAAGAATCACATCAGTACTGGCGGTCGCATCTGTGGCGACCGTCGCTTTGGCTGGTTGCAGCGCCGCTGCACCCGAAGCGGACGGCCCGGTCGAGCTCACTCTGTGGACTGGCTTTACCGGTGGAGATCGTGGTGCGTATGAGGACCTCATCACGGCCTTCAACGACACTCACGACGACATCCAGGTGTCCATGGAAGTGCAGCCGTGGGACACGATCGCCCAGAAACTACCGTCCGCCTGGGCGACGGGCCAGGGGCCAGACCTCGCGACTCCGAGTTTCGACCCCAACGTCGTGGCAAAGTACGTCGAGACCAACTCGCTCCTGAAGCTCGATGACGTGGGTGATGTCAGCCTGCTCGCGCCCGCGGCGATCGACGCTTTCACCGTGGATGGGGCACTTTACGCAGTCCCGGCAAATGTTGCGACGTTGCAGCTGTACTACAACAAGACGATGTTCGCCGAGGCTGGTATTGATCAGCCCCCGGCAACCGTGGAGGACTTCAAGACGGATGCTGTCGCCCTGACGGACGGCGGAACTGTGGGCCTGTCTCTGGCCGACCACGAGACGATCCAGATGTGGCCGATCCTGCAGTGGCTCGAAGGTGGAGACATCGTCGATTCTGACGGATGCTCCGTCCTTGATAGCCCCGAGAACATTGCAGGGTTGCAGAGTTGGGTCGACGTTGTGGATGCCGGTGCCGCTCCCGTCGGATTGACGGGTGCGGAGGCGGACTCGCTGTTCAGCGCTGGCAAGGCAGCGATGCAGCTTAACGGCCCGTGGGCGGCCGCAGGCTACGCCGAGGCCGGCATCGACTTCGGCGTCGCTCCGGTGCCCGTGGGAGTAGACGGCCCTGTCACATTGAGTTCGACGGTGCCGATGTCTGCTGCAGCGAAGACAGCGCATCCGGCCGAGGCGCAGGAGTTCTTGGAATGGTGGACGGGCCAAGACGCGCAGCGTCAATTCGCTCTCGCCAGCGGTTTCCCGCCGGTTCGTACGGACCTTGCAGATGATCCAGAACTGGCATCCAACGAGATCGTGGCGGCTTTCGCCGAGGCGCTGCCCTCGGCGCGGCTGTACCTCGTCGGTGTCGACGGGGCGACTCAGGTCGACTCGGAAGCCTACGTGCCATTCATCGGCGAGATCACGCGGGGTGGCGATGTTGCCGACGCAGCCGCGGCAGCGACCGCAAAGATCAATGCGATCACGGGGTGCGAAGACAAGTGA
- a CDS encoding LacI family DNA-binding transcriptional regulator, protein MVSASKAAGATLRDIANEVGISVSAVSMALRDHPRIGPETKARVLSFAEELGYVPNSAGRALRAQKADAVALIVPNTSQHVFGHSYFMHVLTGVTAVANHNDAQVVISTNPDESHGMTAYERVMRSGRVDGAIVTSAAVTDDNIERLVHSGLPLVLLGNFPYLPDSVSVGVDDRAAAFEATSHLIQIHQRRTLAHISGPLDHQSAIDRRDGFFDAIEAHGVEGSLLVGDYSEESGAHAVGDITAIDGVVAANDEMAFGAMTRLRQRGLTAPREISIIGFDDFGLSRVTTPSITTMHVPAERMARLATERLFDIVSGVAIAQDDARVTLPVNLVARESCGC, encoded by the coding sequence GTGGTATCTGCATCGAAGGCAGCGGGAGCGACGCTCCGCGACATCGCGAATGAAGTCGGTATCTCTGTAAGCGCGGTGTCGATGGCGTTGCGTGATCACCCTCGAATCGGCCCTGAAACCAAGGCTCGGGTGTTGAGCTTTGCCGAAGAGCTCGGCTACGTCCCTAATTCGGCAGGTCGCGCGCTTCGGGCACAAAAGGCAGACGCCGTCGCGCTCATTGTTCCCAACACCAGCCAGCATGTGTTCGGGCACAGCTACTTCATGCACGTGTTGACCGGTGTCACTGCCGTCGCCAACCACAACGACGCGCAGGTTGTCATCTCGACCAACCCGGATGAGTCGCACGGTATGACCGCCTACGAGCGCGTTATGCGGTCGGGGCGGGTGGATGGGGCGATTGTGACCAGCGCTGCGGTCACTGATGACAACATCGAGCGCTTGGTTCACAGTGGTCTGCCACTGGTGCTGTTGGGGAATTTTCCCTATCTGCCCGATTCGGTCAGCGTGGGAGTCGATGATCGCGCGGCTGCATTCGAGGCGACATCCCACCTCATTCAGATTCACCAGCGTCGAACGCTCGCTCACATCAGCGGCCCCCTCGACCATCAGAGCGCGATAGATCGTCGCGATGGCTTTTTCGACGCCATCGAGGCCCACGGCGTTGAGGGCTCTCTGCTCGTTGGTGACTACAGCGAAGAGTCGGGTGCGCACGCCGTCGGCGACATCACGGCAATCGATGGTGTGGTCGCGGCCAACGATGAGATGGCCTTCGGAGCTATGACCCGCTTGCGGCAACGCGGCCTCACTGCACCGCGAGAGATTTCGATCATTGGGTTCGACGATTTCGGTCTGAGCCGAGTCACGACCCCATCGATCACCACAATGCACGTGCCTGCGGAACGCATGGCGCGGCTCGCGACCGAACGGCTGTTCGACATCGTGTCCGGGGTAGCAATCGCGCAGGATGACGCCCGCGTCACGCTGCCCGTGAACCTCGTGGCGCGAGAGTCCTGCGGCTGCTAG
- a CDS encoding DUF6325 family protein translates to MAEFEYGPVELHLIGFEGDRPAPGVIAAITDLIDSGLVRLLDFIIVSKSEDGEVTAIEIEDDTDRYGFGGVELAEIGIAGTEDIEELAAMIPAGSSAAVVAYEMAWAKRLAETFAASGSVLLHSERIPAPVVNALLEAAQEEE, encoded by the coding sequence GTGGCCGAATTCGAGTACGGACCCGTCGAACTTCACCTGATCGGTTTCGAGGGTGACCGCCCCGCGCCCGGGGTCATCGCCGCCATCACAGATCTGATTGATTCGGGCCTTGTTCGCCTACTGGACTTCATTATTGTGTCGAAGTCTGAGGATGGCGAAGTAACCGCGATTGAGATCGAAGACGACACAGATCGGTACGGGTTCGGTGGAGTCGAACTCGCTGAGATCGGTATTGCCGGCACTGAAGACATTGAAGAGTTGGCGGCCATGATTCCGGCTGGCTCATCAGCGGCCGTCGTCGCCTACGAAATGGCGTGGGCAAAACGGCTCGCCGAGACGTTCGCAGCGTCGGGTAGCGTGCTGCTCCATAGCGAACGAATCCCAGCCCCGGTCGTGAACGCGCTGCTCGAAGCAGCTCAGGAAGAGGAGTGA
- a CDS encoding SHOCT domain-containing protein has protein sequence MIRRMGRPGLLGLAARTAVVAGTANAVSGGMRRSQENRSMQQQQAEAYEAQQQQAAMQAAAAQAVAQQQPVAPAAPALDLVAEIQKLAALKDAGVLDDAEFAAAKAKLLS, from the coding sequence ATGATTCGCAGAATGGGACGCCCGGGTCTGCTCGGCCTCGCGGCGCGCACAGCGGTTGTGGCTGGTACGGCGAATGCTGTCTCGGGTGGCATGCGCCGATCACAGGAGAATCGCTCGATGCAACAGCAGCAGGCAGAAGCATACGAAGCGCAACAGCAACAGGCCGCGATGCAGGCCGCCGCGGCACAGGCCGTCGCACAGCAGCAGCCGGTAGCTCCCGCGGCTCCTGCTCTCGATCTCGTCGCCGAGATCCAAAAGCTTGCCGCTCTGAAGGATGCCGGAGTTCTCGACGATGCTGAGTTCGCAGCAGCTAAGGCGAAGCTCCTGAGCTAG